Genomic DNA from Mastomys coucha isolate ucsf_1 unplaced genomic scaffold, UCSF_Mcou_1 pScaffold16, whole genome shotgun sequence:
GAAAAACCTTTTCTCATAAATGGGAATGAAGCTAGAGATTGTAACCCAGGGATGGAGTGCCAGCCAACTATCTCACAGGGTTCTAAATTCAAACCCCAGtaaaatatacagaaacacacaactTGTTCAGGAACTTGAAACAGAAATTTGAGACgaggggagagatggctcagcagttaagagtgatAGGatagggctagagaaatggctcagtggttaagagcactgattgttcttctgaaggtcctgagttcaaatcccagcaaccacatgttgactcacaaccatccgtaatgagatctgacaccctcttctgtagtgtctgaagacagctacatataataaatagatagataaatacataaataaataaataagtcttaaaaaaaaagagtgataggataagcctggcagtggtggtgcgcccctttaatcccagcacttgaaaggcagaggaagatagGTTTCtcagtttgaagtcagcctggtctacagagtgagttccaggacagccagggctacacagacaaaccctgtctcgaaaaaaaccaaaaacaaaacaaacaaaatagctcTATGGGAGCCAGGAACTAGttgtacacgcctttaatctcagtactcagagtCGGGGTTAGGCAGatctcgaggccagcctggtctgcagagtaagttccaggacagccagggctacacagagaaaccctgtcttgaaatgaaacaaaatagctCTGGGGATCCAGCACCTCTAGCCTCTTCAGAAATCTGCAGTCACATGCAGTGACTAActcacatcattaaaaataaaatctttgaatgAAAACATTGGGACGGGTAGTAGTAGAACACTGTCCTGGAATGCAACAGGACTTGATTCTGAGGAAGAATAACAGGCTCTAGAATTGTGTTGAAACTCTgggtatttatatatatagttaacaGTTTTGTTCAAATGCTATTCATTTGCTAAAATTGAGTAAGATTGTTAGAGCGAAGAttggctggtttgtttgttttgaggcagtacctcatttagcccaggctagcttctgCTCATTCTTATAACCAAAGGCAAGGATAACTTCAACTCTTGATTCTTTTGTCTCCACCTACCATTATAGAAGTATACCtaggttgttggttttttgtttttgtttttaagatttattcatctattatatgttaagtacactgtagttgtattcagacactccagaagaaggagttAGATCTTGTTttggatggtggtgagccaccatatggctgttgggatttgaactcaggaccttcggaagagcagtcagtgctcttaaccactgaaccatctctctagcccgaagTGTACCTAGTTTTATGTGGTACCAGGTATTAAACTtctgtacatgctaggcaaataaaTACTTTACTAACTGTGTCATATCCCCAGCCCAAACAAGATTTAACATACACTATAAACTTCGCCAACACAGTGGCTGATCGAGAATTCAGGAGATGGGGCTGGGATATAGTGGctcatgaatttgagaccagGATGTGACCAGGGCATAGGAAGTTCCAGGTCGGACTGTGCTTGAGTGAGACCTAGACAACAAAAAAAGGTGACTTTGGTGACTGAGAATCCATATTTGGAATTTCATGCTAATAGCTCTTGAGCAAATagttgggggtttttgtttgtttgtttgtttgtttgtttttgtcttttaaatttgtttatttgagacaggattatACTACATAACCTaagctggcctctaattcatTTTGATCCTCCTGGCTTTAGATACCTGCATGCTCTGACTGCAGGAGTACACCACCCTACCCTGCTTGACAAAtagattttgttttccttgttttgagGACTGAGATTTGAACATGGCCTCTTGCATGCCAGTAAAGTGCTGTATTCCTGAATTAGAACCCCCTATTACAGTGAATAGATTTTGAACTATTCAGATGGTATAAAATATGGGAGAATTTGGCAGGTAGTACTTTTTGGTCCTTCCTTTTGACCATTCTCTAGatgacctgatttttttttttttccccgagacaggatttctctgtgtagccctggctatcctggaacttactctgtagaccaggctgtcctcaaactcaaaaatacacctgcctctgcctcccaagtgctgggattaaaggcatgcgccaccacggcccagctctgaattttgttgatgattttaattttgttttctttttttaagtgacaGGGTAtcttgtagcctaggctaacTTCTTCAAACTTACTATATAGTCGAGGATAATCTTGAAtttatgattctcctgcctctacctcccaaatgctgagattataggttcATGCCATCATAATTGTTATATGGAATGGTGCAGATTGTACTTGGGCCTTCTGCATGCTAAGTaggtactctaccaactgaactccATTCCTAGTCTTATCAGTGATACTAGCTAGCATGTTTTTATACAACTGTAGAGTCAACAACCACGCAGTCTTTCCTTCTGGTGGGGTGCTGGGTTTGGGGAACTCATTAGACATCCAACTTCCCTatctctccccagcctctgtgtCCAGATGTTTGACTGGTTTGACTACCATGGCCACATGTGTATCTCCTTTGAGCTTCTGGGCCTTAGCACCTTCGATTTCCTCAAAGACAACAACTACCTGCCCTACCCCATCCACCAAGTGCGCCACATGGCCTTCCAGCTCTGCCAGGCCGTCAAGTGTGAGTGGGGTGGGCTGAGGCGAACTCTGGGGCAGCCCTTTCCTCCATCAGGCCTCTTCTGTATACTTGTATGTTAGGTATGCCCCTGAGCAGTCAGTTCACTCACATATCCGTTACTCCTTCCGACTCAACGCCCTGACTGATACCTTTACCATCACTGCTTGCTCTTACTGCACACCCACAGGACTTAgtgtcttttcctcttcccttctgtttTGAAGACGTGCTGTACACCAAGCACAGAAGTACTCTTGCTAGAGTCTTAGGTTTGTCTAATGAGGTGCTCTTCAAAAAGCAGTTGCGAGAACACTGGATCATTCAGCTGAGGCACCCACTTCAGAATCTAGAGTAGTTGTTCCTCTGCATCATCATAGTGATGCAGTTTTAATCAATTGAATCTGCAGAATATTAGGCAGTCACATAGATCAATCATAAGGCCAAACAAAAACTCCCTCTTAGGCACACTGCTGCTTTTCTATCAGAGGAACTATATGTGCGTTTTATATTACTAAGGATAGAGCTTGGGCCAGCCATTTTATGTGGTTAGAGAGCAGAAAGTAGCCCCAGTAGAGTCTGGGCCTGCCTCCTCAGTAGCTTTGTCCTTAGTACTCAATAAGGGGTCAGCTGCTGGCAGTTAGCTCTAGCCACCTGGATCAAGCCTGATCTAGCCTTCTCCCCTGCAGTCCTCCATGATAACAAGTTGACACATACGGACCTCAAACCTGAAAATATTCTGTTTGTGAATTCAGACTACGAGCTCACCTACAACCTAGAGAAGGTAAGATTGACAGGGGCTGCCATCTGTCCATAGGGGCAGACAACTGGGCCACTTGGCTTTTGGTTAGTTCTTTGTGTTCTCCCTTTTACTAATTTCTTCCTGTCTGGCTCCAGCTGAGTAAAATCAGTGTACCACAGTGATTAGTCAAAAGGGAACAATTTAAGAAGACTTAAATTGAAAGACAGTTTGGAAAGTGCCCACCCTCCCTTTCTGACATGTGCATTTCTGTGTGGCAGGAAATCTCTGATTGCTTCACTGCTGGAGGTCTCAGCACTAAAGGTCCTCTTCACCCTTTGCTACAAAGGACAGATTTTCAGAATAGCACACCAGATGCTTGGCTCTAGTGGTCTGGTGTTTAGAGACTTCCACATTATCCCACGTCATTTCTTagtcttcttcctttcctgctctTCCAGCACTACTGTgagagctaggtgtggtggcatatgcctgtgtcccagcacttgggaggctctGAGGTAGGATTGCCGCAGGTCCAAAGCCTGCCTGGGATTCATAAGGAAATCctgttttaaacaacaaaatactAGGAGCCTAACTGTTTTGTTTATATGGGAACAGGTTATATTTTTTCAGACTCTGAAGCAGCTTAGTCTCTGAGTCTCAGTGTGACAGAGATTCATCCCCATCTGCTTTGCTTCTAGAAGCGAGATGAACGCAGCGTGAAGAGCACAGCCGTGCGGGTGGTGGACTTCGGCAGTGCCACCTTTGACCATGAACACCATAGCACCATTGTCTCCACTCGCCATTACCGAGCCCCAGAGGTCATCCTGGGTAAGGGAGCTCAGGACTGCCGGTGTCCGGGATGTGAGGGGAGAATATCCTAGGCATCTTAATACTCTTCCTCCTCACCACAGAGTTGGGCTGGTCACAGCCGTGCGATGTATGGAGCATAGGCTGTATCATCTTTGAGTACTACGTTGGCTTCACCCTCTTCCAGGTAAATGGTGGGATAATACTGGGCTGTTGGATTTCTTGATCTGCAGAGGATGTGCCTGTTCAGTCCTCCATATTGTCCATATGGAAACCAGTCCCTAGCATTCCTTGCTGAGTCCTGTGCTCAGCTCTGTCTGTGTTTCCCAGACCCATGACAACAGAGAGCATCTAGCCATGATGGAAAGGATCCTGGGTCCTGTCCCTTCTCGGATGATCAGGAAGACAAGGTGAACCTTGAGCAGGAGCCACTTGGCCTTTTCTTctcacatcattttctttttttcgttGATGCCTCCCTAGCCCCCACTTTCTTTCACTTGGGTAAACAAGGGAATGGATTTTATAGATGTGGAATCTTCTGATACGCcagcctcctcttcccctctagaaaacagaaatat
This window encodes:
- the Clk2 gene encoding dual specificity protein kinase CLK2 isoform X8 produces the protein MFDWFDYHGHMCISFELLGLSTFDFLKDNNYLPYPIHQVRHMAFQLCQAVKFLHDNKLTHTDLKPENILFVNSDYELTYNLEKKRDERSVKSTAVRVVDFGSATFDHEHHSTIVSTRHYRAPEVILELGWSQPCDVWSIGCIIFEYYVGFTLFQTHDNREHLAMMERILGPVPSRMIRKTRKQKYFYRGRLDWDENTSAGRYVRENCKPLRRYLTSEAEDHHQLFDLIETMLEYEPAKRLTLGEALQHPFFACLRTEPPNTKLWDSSRDISR